One part of the Cytophagia bacterium CHB2 genome encodes these proteins:
- a CDS encoding biotin--[acetyl-CoA-carboxylase] ligase, translating to MSRRTETLFWQPEAVQALLPTRIVGKNLVIFNRITSTNDFLKRIARRGAATGTVVLADEQTAGRGRLQRPWQSPPGKGLWFSTLLRPQLAPENIGIISLAIAAVAAEAFAKIGGEGFHVKWPNDVMFNGKKVCGILCETQIVQDEIEAVIAGVGVNVLQTEQEFAPALRSRATSLAQACGKFVDRQHLLIDLLTLLERDLFGNLRSKLALLKAAWCSHCYDFGQHLTVTLGTKEKLKRMTTGVFEGVGDGGELILRLSNGTSQFFSAGEITLAREAA from the coding sequence ATGAGCCGTCGTACTGAAACGCTATTTTGGCAGCCGGAGGCTGTGCAAGCCCTGCTGCCGACGCGGATTGTGGGAAAAAATCTCGTCATTTTTAATCGCATTACTTCGACGAACGACTTCCTCAAACGCATTGCGCGGCGCGGCGCGGCCACCGGCACCGTGGTTTTGGCGGATGAACAAACTGCCGGGCGCGGGCGCCTGCAACGTCCCTGGCAATCGCCGCCGGGCAAAGGCCTTTGGTTTTCCACTCTACTGCGGCCGCAACTTGCGCCGGAGAATATCGGCATTATCTCATTGGCGATTGCTGCTGTGGCGGCAGAAGCGTTTGCAAAAATCGGCGGCGAGGGGTTTCACGTCAAATGGCCTAATGATGTAATGTTCAACGGCAAGAAGGTTTGCGGCATTTTATGCGAAACTCAAATCGTGCAGGATGAAATCGAAGCCGTTATTGCCGGCGTGGGGGTGAACGTTTTGCAAACCGAACAAGAGTTTGCGCCGGCGCTGCGATCACGTGCGACTTCGCTGGCGCAAGCCTGCGGCAAGTTTGTTGACCGCCAGCACTTGTTGATCGATTTGCTCACTCTGCTCGAGCGGGATCTTTTTGGCAATTTGCGCAGCAAACTGGCGCTGCTCAAAGCCGCATGGTGCAGCCACTGTTATGATTTCGGCCAGCATTTGACGGTGACGCTGGGCACAAAAGAAAAATTAAAGCGCATGACCACAGGCGTGTTCGAGGGCGTCGGCGACGGCGGCGAATTGATTTTGCGCCTGTCCAACGGCACCTCGCAATTTTTTTCGGCAGGCGAGATTACGCTGGCGCGGGAGGCGGCATGA
- a CDS encoding type III pantothenate kinase — translation MILVIDIGNTNITLGLLEQRQLKARWRLHSKNAHTSDEIWIMLKMMLESEGFRLDQMQGCALSSVVPHLTPVFERMLQQRLRVPFVNVSSDLDTGIKILYENPRQVGADRICNAVAGYDKFGGPLVVVDFGTGTTFDVVTKNAEYLGGIIAPGPETTATILHHVSAKLPRVELEFPSSVIGKTTETSIQAGLMFGGVELIDGLNRRIKRELGEDTRIVATGGLANVFLPYLDTVERVEPDLTLEGLGIIFERCAPR, via the coding sequence ATGATTCTGGTGATCGACATCGGCAACACCAATATCACGCTGGGCTTGCTGGAGCAGCGCCAGCTTAAAGCCCGGTGGCGGCTGCACAGCAAAAACGCCCACACCAGCGATGAAATCTGGATCATGTTGAAGATGATGCTGGAATCGGAGGGCTTCCGCCTCGATCAAATGCAAGGCTGTGCGCTCAGCTCGGTAGTGCCCCATCTCACGCCGGTTTTCGAGCGCATGCTTCAACAACGCTTGCGCGTTCCTTTCGTGAATGTGTCTTCGGATTTGGATACCGGCATCAAAATACTGTATGAGAATCCCAGGCAAGTGGGCGCGGATCGCATCTGCAATGCCGTGGCGGGTTATGATAAATTCGGCGGGCCGTTGGTGGTGGTGGATTTTGGCACGGGCACAACTTTCGACGTGGTGACCAAGAATGCGGAGTATCTCGGCGGCATCATTGCGCCGGGACCCGAAACCACGGCAACTATTTTACATCATGTGTCGGCCAAACTGCCGCGCGTCGAGTTAGAATTTCCCTCAAGCGTCATCGGGAAGACGACAGAGACGAGTATTCAAGCGGGATTGATGTTCGGCGGCGTGGAGTTGATCGACGGCCTCAATCGCCGCATCAAACGCGAGCTAGGCGAGGACACGCGCATTGTCGCCACTGGCGGGTTGGCGAATGTGTTCCTACCTTACCTTGACACCGTTGAGCGCGTCGAGCCGGATTTGACACTGGAGGGTTTGGGAATTATTTTTGAGCGCTGTGCCCCGCGGTGA
- a CDS encoding DinB family protein: MSEINRILDQLKRAYEGEAWHGPSVKEVLAGVTAVQAAAKPLPNAHSIWEIVQHIAFWENGLRRRLAGEVFKARLEDEWPAVTDTSEAAWQNTLAALERGQHELRQAISELTEARLSERVPGEPYSIYFMLHGVIQHDLYHAGQIALLKKA, encoded by the coding sequence ATGTCTGAAATCAACCGCATTCTCGATCAACTCAAACGTGCGTACGAAGGCGAGGCCTGGCATGGCCCATCGGTGAAGGAAGTGCTCGCCGGCGTTACGGCAGTTCAAGCTGCGGCAAAACCTTTGCCCAACGCGCACAGCATTTGGGAAATCGTGCAGCACATCGCTTTCTGGGAAAACGGTTTGCGCCGGCGACTCGCGGGCGAGGTTTTCAAAGCGCGTCTTGAGGACGAATGGCCGGCAGTGACTGACACCAGCGAGGCCGCCTGGCAAAATACATTGGCAGCCTTGGAGCGCGGCCAGCACGAACTGCGGCAGGCCATTTCAGAGCTGACGGAGGCGCGCTTGAGCGAGCGCGTTCCAGGCGAGCCTTATTCGATTTATTTCATGTTGCACGGCGTGATTCAACATGATTTGTATCACGCCGGCCAGATTGCCTTATTGAAGAAAGCATGA